The nucleotide sequence GCCGGCAGGCGGGTGCGGTACACCCGCGCCAGCAGGGCCGCGAGTTCGGCGGGGCTGCGTTCGGCCAGCAGCGTCTCGGCCAGCGCCACGTCCTCCTCGCCCGGCGGCTCGCTGAAGAGCGGGTCGGCGAGCATGCGCTCGCCGTCGAGCCGGCGGATCTCGTCGGCGGTGGGCGGGCCCATCCACTCGGGCGTCACCTTGGCGATGGCCAGCATCTGCTCGGCCCGGCGGCGGCGGGCGTTCGGTACCAGCAGGACGCTCACGCCCTTGCGGCCGGCGCGGCCGGTGCGGCCCGAGCGGTGCTGCATCACCTCGGCATCGTGCGGCAGGTCGGCGTGGATGACGAGGCTCAGCGTCGGCAGGTCGATGCCGCGGGCCGCCACGTCGGTCGCCACGCAGACCCGGGCGCGCCCGTCGCGTAGCGCCTGGAGGGCGGCGTTGCGCTCGCCCTGGCCGAGCTCGCCCGAGAGCGCGACGACCGAGAAGCCGCGCTCGGTCAGGCTCGCCTGGAGATGGCGCACCGCGTTGCGGGTGTTGCAGAACACGATCGCGGTCGGCGCGTCGGCCTCGCGCAGCACGTTGAGCACCACGTGCTCGATCTCGCGCGGCACCACCCGGATCGCCCGGTAGCTGATGTCGGCGTGGCCCCGCACCTCGCTCTTGATCGCGAGGCGCAGCGCGTCGCGCTGGTAGCGCTCGGCCAGCGCCTCGATGTCCCGCGGCAGGGTGGCCGAGAACAGGAAGGTCGCGCGCTCAGCGGGCGTGCCCGAGAGGATGAACTCGATATCCTCGCGGAAGCCGAGATCCAGCATCTCGTCGGCCTCGTCGAGGACGACGGTGCGCAGCGCCTCGGGATGCAGGTTGCGGCGCTCCAGATGGTCGCGCAGGCGCCCCGGCGTGCCGACGACGATGTGGACGCCGTCGGCGAGCATCCGGGCCTCGCGGCGCGGATCCATTCCGCCGACACAGGAGACGACGCGGCCGCCGGCCGGGGCGTAGAGCCAGGACAGCTCGCGCTGGACCTGGAGGGCGAGTTCGCGGGTCGGCGCGATCACCAGTGCGAGCGGGGCGCCCGCCGGCGGCAGCGTCTCCGCCTCGCCCAGCAGCGTGCCGGCCATGGCCAGCCCGTAGGCCACGGTCTTGCCCGACCCGGTCTGGGCCGAGACGAGGAGGTCGCGGCCCGCGCCGGCGGCCTCAAGGACGGCGCTCTGCACCGGGGTCGGCTCGGCGTAGCCGCGCTCGTCGAGCGCCCGCGCGATAGCGGCGGGCAGATGGGGAAACGGCAAAGTCAGGCTCTCACGACCGGGCCGGACGGGCGCGTGACGGCGCGCTCAGGTCGCGGACGAAGCGGTCTCGAATCGTGTTGCGGAGTTGAGTCTAATACCCGCTTTCGGTCTTGGGCACCATGCCCCTCACCGCATGGGGCGGTTGCATCGCGGCGGCGTCGGCGATGCTTGGTCTGGCAGGACCGCCGCTACCCCGCCAACTCGGCCGGCCAGACCCCTGAGCGCACCAAATCGCCCAGCAGGTCCCAGGCGAGGAACGACACCGCCGCTGCGGCCGCCGAGAGCGGCCGGTCGGCCGCATGGGCGAGGTAGATCCTCCGCCGCAGGGGAGGGCTGCCGATCGGCCAAGCCCGGAAGCGGCCGGCCGCCAGCTCCGCAGCGACCGCCGCTCGGGGCAGAATCCCGAAGCCGTGGCCCCGCGCGGCGAGTTCCTTGATGCGCGCGTAGGAGTCGATCTCGATGCCGGGCGTCACGGCGGCGCCCTCCGCCTGGGCCGCCTCCTCGATCAGGTCGCGCAGGCCGTGCGACAGGGCGGGCAGGATCAGGGGCAGGGCGGCCGCGCGCGCCAGCGGCACCGGACCGTCCGGCAGATCCGCGCCCGGCTCCGCGCCCGGCGCGCGCGCGAACAGGCACAGCTCCTCGGTGAGCGCGTGGCGCAGCACGAGGCCCTTCGGCGCTGCCGGATTGTAGAGAACCGCGAGATCGACGGCGTCGCGGTTGAGCCAGTCGAGGATGTAGCCGCTCATCGCCTCAGCCACGCGCAGCCGGATGCCCGGATGCTCGGCCCGCACCCGCTCGATCAGCGGTACCGACAGAATTTCGCTGACCGTGCCGGGCAACCCGATGCGGACGTCTCCCGTCACTGGCCGGTCCGCCCCGCGCACGCTGTCGGGGATCTCCGCGAAGCGGTCGAGGATGGCGCGGGCATGGGTGAGGAGCCGCGAGCCGGCCTCCGTCGGCACCGCGCCGCGCGGGCCCCGGTGCAGCAGTGGCAGCCCGAGTTCCGCCTCCATGTGGCGCATGTGCTGGCTGAGCGCCGGCTGGGCCACCCGCAGCGCCTCGGCGGCCCGCGAGAACGAGCCCTGCTCGACGATGGCGACGAAGTAGCGGAGCTGGCGCAGGTCCATGGCACGTGTCGTCCGGCAGCCAGGCGGGGAGACCCGCCGCATAGCACCGCCTTATGGGTGCGAGAAGAAAGCCGTCTTGGGCGCGGCGCGCCCGGTGTGACAAGGTCGCGCGGATCGCGAGCCCCGCCAGAATGAGCCCGATGGACGCCAGCCCCCTCGACCTCGACCACCTGCGCGGGTGGATCGGCCGCACCGAGACCGCGGAGGACCAGCTCTCCGAGCAGACGGTCCGGGCCTTCCGTGCGACGCTTGACCAAGATCCGGGCGTGCCCGAGCCCGGCGAGGTCGCGCCGCTGGCGATCCACTGGTGCCTCTCGCCCCCGATCCGGCCGCTGCACGAACTCGGCCCCGACGGCCACCCGGCCCGCGGCGGCTTCCTGCCACCAGTGCCGCTGCCGCGCCGGATGTGGGCGGGCGGCGAGATCGTCCACCGCGATCCGCTTCGCGTCGGCGACCGGGTGCGGCGCATCTCCCGCATCGGCGACGTGCAGGTGAAGCACGGGCGCACCGGTCCGCTCTGCTTCGTCGCGGTCCACCACGATTTCGAGACGGCGCGCGGCCCAGCCGTCTCCGAGCGCCACGACATCGTCTACCGGGAGATGACGCCGGGCCGCACCGGCCAGCCACTCGAGGCCGCGGGCGGCGTGCCGCAGGCCGACCTCTCCGAGACCGTCGAGCCCGGCCCGACCCAGCTGTTCCGCTACTCGGCGCTCACCTTCAACGGCCACCGCATCCACTACGACCGGACCTACGCGCTGGAGGTCGAGGGCTATCCGGGCCTCGTGGTGCACGGGCCGCTCCAGGCGACGTGGCTCCTCCACCTCGCCGCCCGGCTCGCGGGTCGCATTCCTGAGACCTTCCGCTTCCGCGGGCTCACCCCGGTCATCGATGGCGCCCCCCTCACCGTCTCGGCCCGCATGATGGGGGAGGGGAGGGGAGAGGCCTGGACGCTCACTGCGGATGGCCGCGTCGGCATGCAGGCGAGCTTCGCATGAGCGCGCACGCGAAGCCCCGTCCCCTCGACGGCATCACCGTGCTCTCGCTGGAGCACGCCATCGCGGCCCCGTTCTGCACCCGCCAGCTCGCCGATCTCGGCGCACGGGTGATCAAGATCGAGCGTCCCGGCACCGGCGACTTCGCCCGCGCCTACGACGAGCGGGTGCGGGGCATGGCCTCGCACTTCGTCTGGACCAACCGCTCGAAGGAGAGTCTGACGCTGGATCTCAAGGCGCCGCGGGCCGCCGAGATCCTCGACCGGTTGGTCGAGCGCGCCGACGTGCTGGTGCAGAACCTCGCCCCCGGTGCCGCCGCCCGGCTCGGCCTCTCGTACGAGGCGGTCTCGCTGAAGAACCCCCGCATCGTCGTCTGCGACATCTCCGGCTACGGCGACGACGGGCCCTACCGCGAGAAGAAGGCCTACGACCTGCTGATCCAGGCGGAGGGCGGCTTCCTGTCGGTCACCGGCGGCCCGGACGCGCCCGCCAAGGCCGGCAACTCGATCGCCGACATCGCGGCCGGCATGTACGCCCTCCAGAGCGTGATGGCCGGGCTGATCCAGCGCGAGCGCACGGGCCGGGGCGCCCGCTACGACATCTCGATGCTCGAATGCATGGCCGAGTGGATGGGCTACCCGCTCCTCTACGCCTTCGAGGGGGCGGAGCCGCCGCCGCGGGCGGGCGCGTCGCACGCAACGATCTATCCCTACGGCCCGTTCCCGACCGGCGACGGGCGCACCGTGATGCTGGGCCTCCAGAACGAGCGCGAATGGGCCCTGTTCTGCACCCGCGTGCTGGAGCGGCCGGAGCTGA is from Methylobacterium radiodurans and encodes:
- a CDS encoding DEAD/DEAH box helicase, with the translated sequence MPFPHLPAAIARALDERGYAEPTPVQSAVLEAAGAGRDLLVSAQTGSGKTVAYGLAMAGTLLGEAETLPPAGAPLALVIAPTRELALQVQRELSWLYAPAGGRVVSCVGGMDPRREARMLADGVHIVVGTPGRLRDHLERRNLHPEALRTVVLDEADEMLDLGFREDIEFILSGTPAERATFLFSATLPRDIEALAERYQRDALRLAIKSEVRGHADISYRAIRVVPREIEHVVLNVLREADAPTAIVFCNTRNAVRHLQASLTERGFSVVALSGELGQGERNAALQALRDGRARVCVATDVAARGIDLPTLSLVIHADLPHDAEVMQHRSGRTGRAGRKGVSVLLVPNARRRRAEQMLAIAKVTPEWMGPPTADEIRRLDGERMLADPLFSEPPGEEDVALAETLLAERSPAELAALLARVYRTRLPAPEDVTDPGDRGGRAVTGRAAYDPMDAERIAAMGPAVWFRLNLGRRDNADPRRLLPLLTRRGKVDREVIGAIRIFERETKFEIRGGAARQFAEAFARNGSPEIQVEALGNEGAPPPRDFKSPRATKHSRHVERGAEHPAGAKPHRKGKVARAPQQQG
- a CDS encoding LysR family transcriptional regulator, which translates into the protein MDLRQLRYFVAIVEQGSFSRAAEALRVAQPALSQHMRHMEAELGLPLLHRGPRGAVPTEAGSRLLTHARAILDRFAEIPDSVRGADRPVTGDVRIGLPGTVSEILSVPLIERVRAEHPGIRLRVAEAMSGYILDWLNRDAVDLAVLYNPAAPKGLVLRHALTEELCLFARAPGAEPGADLPDGPVPLARAAALPLILPALSHGLRDLIEEAAQAEGAAVTPGIEIDSYARIKELAARGHGFGILPRAAVAAELAAGRFRAWPIGSPPLRRRIYLAHAADRPLSAAAAAVSFLAWDLLGDLVRSGVWPAELAG
- a CDS encoding FAS1-like dehydratase domain-containing protein; this encodes MDASPLDLDHLRGWIGRTETAEDQLSEQTVRAFRATLDQDPGVPEPGEVAPLAIHWCLSPPIRPLHELGPDGHPARGGFLPPVPLPRRMWAGGEIVHRDPLRVGDRVRRISRIGDVQVKHGRTGPLCFVAVHHDFETARGPAVSERHDIVYREMTPGRTGQPLEAAGGVPQADLSETVEPGPTQLFRYSALTFNGHRIHYDRTYALEVEGYPGLVVHGPLQATWLLHLAARLAGRIPETFRFRGLTPVIDGAPLTVSARMMGEGRGEAWTLTADGRVGMQASFA
- a CDS encoding CaiB/BaiF CoA transferase family protein — encoded protein: MSAHAKPRPLDGITVLSLEHAIAAPFCTRQLADLGARVIKIERPGTGDFARAYDERVRGMASHFVWTNRSKESLTLDLKAPRAAEILDRLVERADVLVQNLAPGAAARLGLSYEAVSLKNPRIVVCDISGYGDDGPYREKKAYDLLIQAEGGFLSVTGGPDAPAKAGNSIADIAAGMYALQSVMAGLIQRERTGRGARYDISMLECMAEWMGYPLLYAFEGAEPPPRAGASHATIYPYGPFPTGDGRTVMLGLQNEREWALFCTRVLERPELIADPRFSSNARRSAARAELAATIEEAFAGLDRAAVMVRLDAAGIANAGVNTMADLWAHPQLHARGQFGEIGSPVGPLPTLLPPGRTAAYAPRLDPVPALGEHSAAILAELGYDGATIDALRADGVI